The genomic stretch AGGGGCAGGAAATAAACAGTGCCGCCGCCGGCTGACCCATTGTAGGTAGACAGGGTGATGGTATTGGTATTGTTGTCCAGTTGCAGCGAGGTGATGTTTTCACCGCCTGCAAATTCATAAACAACCCTGGACCTGTTGGCGGCCATATCGTACACATACAGCTTATTATCGGCGGCATAATACATCTGGCGGATGGAATTGCTGAACAGGTAATCCGGGCTGCGGTGTACATCCGGACTATTGAGGATAGCCTGCTGCGCTTCGGCCACCGGGCTGGTGTTCATATTGCCATCGGCATTGATGGTATAGAGGAAACAATCATCGTTATTCTCATTTTTGAAGATCGCATAAAAGTTGGTAGGGAATAAAATATGACCCAGGCCGGCTTTCATGGTGAGCATTTTTTTCTGCACATTACTCAGTTCGAAGGCCAGGCCGGTATTGGCCGGGAAGGTCTTCAGGGAGGTGGAAGTGCTGCCGCCATCATACAGGAAACGATGGTTGAGCTGGTCAAAGACGATGCCGCCGAAAGCGAGGCCGCCGGCTACAAAGGGCGCTACCTTGTACCCTTTGTTATCAGGCTGCGAAAAAGCAGTGCCGAACAGTTTGGACCCAAAGATGCCATTGACTGCATATACTTTGCCGTCACTGAAGGTATAGGGACCCCAGGAGAAAGCACTTGGCTTAAGCAGGTTCTGGGGTTGTACCACGGCCGGTGGTGAAAAGAATACACTTTCATACCCGCCGGTAACGGCCAGGGAGTTATTGTTGAGGACATACCCGCCGCCATCATAATACACCATGTTCAGGATACCCAGCAGGCCGCCGGCATCGGTGCTGATAAGCTTGTGGGCCGAAGCTGGCAGCGGCTTGTCCGCGTTGGTGGAGGAATACACATTCCGGAAGATCACATCGCCGGGTGTAATAAAGCTCATATCAGCGCCGCCGGCTTTTTGTTCCAGCAGCATCCAGCCTTTCTGGAAATCAGTGATTACCTGGAAGCGCATCTTTTTGAAATAGCTTACCCCGGTCACTGTGTCTGTTACAACATAGTCCAGGAAAAAATACAGGGAGCCGGCAGGAAGGGTGATCTGTTCATGCAGGTTGCGTTCCCTGGAAATAATGCGGATCTCGCCCTGGGTCAGGGGTTGGGCCGGGTCAATGATGGGGGATACCCGCCACTCATAACGGACACGGTTGGGGTCCATACCCGTGATGACGGGTTGGATGTCCAGCGTATCCAGCTGGGTGACATAAAAAGTATCGGCGACAGTAGTGATAGTAAGATCATTGATGGGCGTATAGGCATAATTGCCCTTGTCTTTGGAGCAGCTCACTGCCAGGACAACCC from Candidatus Pseudobacter hemicellulosilyticus encodes the following:
- a CDS encoding PKD-like family lipoprotein → MKQLTYTLLLLLTGVVLAVSCSKDKGNYAYTPINDLTITTVADTFYVTQLDTLDIQPVITGMDPNRVRYEWRVSPIIDPAQPLTQGEIRIISRERNLHEQITLPAGSLYFFLDYVVTDTVTGVSYFKKMRFQVITDFQKGWMLLEQKAGGADMSFITPGDVIFRNVYSSTNADKPLPASAHKLISTDAGGLLGILNMVYYDGGGYVLNNNSLAVTGGYESVFFSPPAVVQPQNLLKPSAFSWGPYTFSDGKVYAVNGIFGSKLFGTAFSQPDNKGYKVAPFVAGGLAFGGIVFDQLNHRFLYDGGSTSTSLKTFPANTGLAFELSNVQKKMLTMKAGLGHILFPTNFYAIFKNENNDDCFLYTINADGNMNTSPVAEAQQAILNSPDVHRSPDYLFSNSIRQMYYAADNKLYVYDMAANRSRVVYEFAGGENITSLQLDNNTNTITLSTYNGSAGGGTVYFLPLAGTGDILNNTYSKKFSGFEKIVHLVQKIG